One Pochonia chlamydosporia 170 chromosome 5, whole genome shotgun sequence DNA segment encodes these proteins:
- a CDS encoding LamB/YcsF family protein (similar to Metarhizium robertsii ARSEF 23 XP_007825470.2), whose translation MPLIDAANIACGFHAGDPTIMLKTIRLCKKHGVRAGAHPGLQDLFGFGRRKMEIDPGDMYAMVLYQVGALKAMLDSEGVPLSHIKPHGELFFYMQRDKAIMRAVLEACAPFNVPVYACQNPEQEAMCNEMGIPFQGELYVDIDYSPEGKLVPVSQSRPSTPELCYHRVVEATSRDTGTDINGTQFTFGFRGKPFSICLHSDVPTVLENAQRVRKAVDDANRMR comes from the coding sequence ATGCCGCTGATTGACGCTGCAAACATAGCATGCGGGTTTCACGCTGGCGATCCTACCATCATGCTCAAAACAATTCGTCTGTGCAAGAAACACGGCGTCAGAGCTGGTGCGCATCCCGGACTCCAAGATCTATTTGGCTTCGGGAGAAGAAAGATGGAAATAGACCCCGGAGACATGTACGCCATGGTTCTCTATCAAGTCGGCGCTCTCAAGGCAATGCTGGACTCAGAAGGTGTACCGCTGTCTCACATAAAACCACACGGTGAACTCTTCTTCTACATGCAGAGGGACAAGGCTATCATGAGAGCAGTGCTAGAAGCCTGTGCACCCTTCAATGTCCCGGTGTATGCGTGTCAGAATCCAGAGCAAGAAGCCATGTGCAACGAGATGGGAATTCCTTTCCAAGGAGAATTGTACGTGGATATTGACTACTCGCCAGAGGGGAAACTCGTGCCTGTGTCTCAGTCTCGACCTTCTACGCCGGAATTGTGCTATCATCGGGTCGTTGAGGCTACGAGTAGAGATACAGGGACGGATATCAATGGTACGCAGTTTACTTTTGGATTTCGTGGGAAACCATTTAGTATTTGTCTTCATTCGGATGTGCCTACTGTTTTGGAGAATGCGCAGAGGGTGCGCAAGGCGgtggatgatgccaacagGATGAGATAG
- a CDS encoding urea carboxylase (similar to Beauveria bassiana ARSEF 2860 XP_008599353.1) produces MAPAEISPSASNTSQDQPLSFSSSFQLDGSFPLTSVNANAAAAADTGQDMRPRNLSSTEYSQKQLMGKFSVHDGTMNAQQHNADQVPGEYMLSPRPSQALDMGMEPSVDVDCNFMQPQAFDIDFLPNETDMISDYLMGVFPQMDYQDAMMHDLSDSYGGGTDSLTGAARSSNHADSPALVQSTGPSNQSQASVDQPRAIETERDEITASRRVSTKTGGSLDAIDDIVPTNPWAISSAAYEKLTLIVSMHEHVLPKPFILPSRQRLSTFVASWIRGFHPHLPFIHLPTTNLDSMSPMLLLTLAATGSFYGFEHTYGYAMYFIAKSVINEELEERRRLSTLQMLQAFPPYAELRTNSSQRPASHYSASSTPVDTELLQALLVLVLTMSWLDGPLAQDALAISSQLTALTREALRGQPAETVKHNWVDWAREEERRRTILSAYFVLNIQTICFNVPPQIANSEINLALPCSEAEFKAPNSESWRHLQQKHRLLQPQFQHCLKQILSGKPLANQESVTEFGNYMLVQALLMHIYFERQAASGLLDSPSNFSTDTITLYDTALGAWQSCWDTAIESALDPSTSPHGPLAFNSTAILRLAHIHLGAAVQSQTALLTRDPRMIAQAFEPQQNPIPLRSSHLDQAVLHAICALRIPVRVGIAFVARGRTGHWSVQHAISNFACALLLTHWLENIFCLVSSDGLDALRSEEKRLLSTIDRLIEETHLEGSLGPKDRYPSRIRRLAVAAVKLWAETCTGIQVFEIVHVIGETLSLVAESIEGRL; encoded by the coding sequence ATGGCTCCGGCCGAGATCTCCCCATCTGCGTCCAACACCAGCCAGGACCAGCCATTgtcattctcttcttcgtTTCAGCTTGACGGCTCGTTTCCTTTGACAAGTGTAAATGCCAATGCAGCAGCCGCTGCCGACACTGGGCAGGACATGAGGCCGAGAAACCTCAGCTCTACGGAATATTCACAAAAGCAGCTCATGGGGAAGTTTTCAGTGCATGATGGCACAATGAACGCTCAGCAACACAACGCGGATCAGGTCCCCGGCGAGTACATGCTTAGTCCTCGTCCCAGCCAAgctttggacatgggcatggagcCTAGTGTCGATGTCGATTGCAACTTTATGCAGCCTCAAGCCTTTGATATCGACTTTCTCCCCAATGAAACAGACATGATCAGCGACTATCTTATGGGAGTGTTCCCCCAAATGGACTACCAGGATGCAATGATGCATGATCTGTCAGATAGTTATGGTGGCGGCACCGACTCACTAACAGGGGCAGCACGTAGCTCCAATCACGCCGACTCTCCAGCTCTGGTGCAAAGTACTGGCCCAAGCAACCAGTCTCAAGCCTCTGTCGATCAACCTCGTGCTATTGAGACAGAGAGGGACGAAATAACTGCATCACGTCGCGTGTCGACGAAGACCGGCGGATCGCTAGATGCAATTGATGATATCGTGCCAACTAATCCTTGGGCCATTTCCTCGGCTGCTTACGAGAAGCTCACCCTCATAGTTTCCATGCACGAACATGTTTTGCCAAAACCTTTCATCCTTCCGAGTCGACAACGGTTATCGACGTTTGTTGCAAGTTGGATTCGTGGCTTTCATCCTCATCTACCTTTTATCCATCTACCGACCACTAATTTGGATTCCATGTCGCCAATGCTACTATTGACGCTTGCAGCTACCGGCTCATTCTATGGCTTTGAGCATACATATGGTTATGCCATGTACTTCATTGCGAAATCTGTCATCAATGAAGAGCTCGAGGAGCGACGTCGACTCTCTACTTTGCAAATGCTTCAAGCGTTTCCACCATACGCGGAGCTCCGCACCAACTCTTCACAGCGGCCTGCAAGTCACTATTCAGCATCTTCCACGCCCGTCGACACGGAGCTACTCCAAGCCCTGCTAGTACTCGTCCTCACCATGTCATGGCTCGACGGGCCACTCGCCCAGGACGCACTGGCAATAAGCAGCCAACTTACCGCACTCACTCGTGAGGCCTTGAGAGGTCAGCCTGCTGAGACCGTAAAGCATAACTGGGTGGATTGGGCTcgtgaagaagaaaggcggCGGACGATACTCTCCGCCTATTTTGTGCTCAATATCCAGACCATTTGCTTCAACGTGCCGCCTCAAATCGCCAACTCGGAGATTAACTTGGCACTCCCATGCTCTGAAGCTGAGTTCAAGGCACCAAATTCAGAGTCATGGCGCCATCTGCAACAGAAGCATCGCCTCCTGCAACCCCAATTCCAGCACTGCCTCAAACAAATTCTATCTGGAAAGCCACTAGCAAACCAAGAATCGGTGACGGAATTTGGAAACTATATGCTAGTTCAGGCCCTGTTGATGCACATATACTTTGAACGTCAGGCGGCATCCGGACTCTTAGACTCCCCGTCGAACTTTTCGACTGACACCATAACACTATATGATACAGCTCTGGGCGCGTGGCAATCATGCTGGGATACAGCCATTGAGTCCGCTCTCGacccatcaacatcccctCACGGTccattggcattcaattCGACCGCGATTCTTCGCCTAGCTCACATCCATCTTGGAGCCGCTGTGCAATCTCAAACTGCCCTGCTCACACGAGATCCCAGAATGATTGCACAGGCATTTGAACCACAACAAAATCCTATCCCCCTTCGTTCCTCTCACCTGGACCAGGCTGTCCTACATGCCATTTGCGCGCTGAGAATTCCGGTAAGAGTGGGGATAGCATTTGTTGCTCGGGGTCGAACAGGCCACTGGAGCGTTCAACACGCCATCAGTAATTTTGCTTGCGCTCTGCTCCTCACCCATTGGCTCGAAAACAtcttttgtcttgtctcgtcTGATGGACTGGATGCACTGCGGTCTGAAGAGAAGCGTCTTCTCTCCACAATTGATCGGCTTATTGAGGAAACTCATTTGGAGGGTTCTCTAGGCCCCAAAGATCGCTACCCCAGCCGTATACGGCGGCTAGCTGTCGCTGCCGTAAAATTGTGGGCGGAAACATGCACAGGTATTCAAGTTTTCGAGATTGTTCATGTCATTGGAGAAACACTTTCTCTTGTGGCCGAATCGATAGAAGGCCGCCTGTAA
- a CDS encoding urea amidolyase (similar to Neosartorya fischeri NRRL 181 XP_001264206.1) gives MGSTDTSSLSNIRKVLIANRGEIAVRCIKACRELRVHSIAIFTNADATSLHTTLADEAVLLPGEDGTAYTDGEAILAICKQTGADAVIPGYGFLSENAEFADAVSSAGIIFVGPSSASIKAMGLKHEARGIAEAARVPVVPGTQLLASAADATQAARKLGFPVMLKATGGGGGMGLQVCQTEADVDKAFAMVESRASTLFKNSGVFLEKYYPRSRHIEVQVAGNGDIVVAFGERECSLQRRHQKVIEECPSPFVERHTGLREKMAEAAVNYASQLKYKSVGTVEFLVDDETADFFFLEMNTRLQVEHGITELCYGVDLVHLMLRQADYECGGHLGIPSEVLSSLKRSSPLGSAIEARVYAEVPLRDFAPSPGFLQLVRWPQGDGVRVDTWVQQGQRITSLYDPLIGKIMVHSPEGRAAAQTKMLATLVNTTLQGTQSNLEYLTKVVASETFTSGSTLTNSLASFKFESCSLQVLDPGVFTTVQDYPGRIAVGHGVPPGGPMDDVSARVANILVGNDVGVELLEITLAGPELLFHEAAVVAICGAQLPVTLDRQPQPMWSRFVVEKSQTLKLGKVAGNGTRTYLAIKGGFPQIPKFLDSKSTAPELGFGGVQGRKLQTHDIIALSPESAAWTAEAAPFSLPSEAIPDFAITRVCCIDGPFGSDDILTPEGRKTLYEAEWAVSHNSGRSGVRLDGPRLKWARTSGGGGGSHPSNVFDYGYPNGGVNFTGESPIVFAHDRPDLGGFACPTTVCSAEMWKVGQLKTGNKIQFRSISYDKALQIAKNKEKYFEALTACAGGNVCQIPSLDVHTEDEPPCSILHQTAPSGSHPRVTYRQGGDTSIIVEYGDQLPDLRNTTCVQLLAKGLSAASLDGVRGDPNFATLTVRFDPLRIERSSLLEKLVQYDSQIGETTGIKIPAREIRLPVCLDHSLLRESAQRYMDSIRPTAAYMPDNIEYLRKNNALKHRTDVFDSILKAPWLTVAVGFYVGTPIMFPLDPWRVLTGQKYNPSRVYTPSGSVGLGGSLVAIYPVAAPGGYQLMGRTLGGWNAAGNRPGFSPERPWLFNHFDLVKFYEVSEDEYNKIERNFEAGRHIFDIRETTIDMDEYIAKFDEAAKDAEYQAWRKRQAVAAKEMGELEQTLFEEWTAAKNANKDDLAAEVDDDGSGKMVSVEAPVDANVWKVLVKPDDVLEKGHTVAVLEAMKMEINLVVSEDQAGAIVTKISQPPGSVVSPGAVVIRARRQD, from the exons ATGGGGTCAACTGACACATCCTCGTTGAGCAATATTCGCAAAgtcctcatcgccaacagAGGCGAGATTGCTGTTCGATGCATCAAGGCTTGTAGGGAACTGCGAGTCCAcagcatcgccatcttcacaAATGCCGACGCAACTTCACTACACACAACGTTAGCAGATGAAGCAGTTCTGCTACCGGGAGAAGATGGCACTGCCTACACTGACGG TGAGGCCATCCTGGCCATTTGCAAACAGACAGGTGCAGATGCTGTCATCCCTGGATACGGCTTCTTGAGTGAGAATGCCGAATTCGCCGATGCTGTTTCCTCCGCCGGCATCATTTTTGTCGGCCCATCTTCAGCGTCCATCAAGGCTATGGGCTTGAAGCATGAAGCTAGGGGCATTGCTGAGGCCGCTCGTGTACCCGTTGTCCCGGGCACGCAACTTCTGGCATCTGCCGCAGACGCCACACAAGCTGCTAGAAAGCTGGGCTTTCCCGTAATGCTCAAGGCGACtggtggaggtggcggcATGGGACTCCAAGTGTGTCAGACAGAAGCCGATGTTGATAAGGCATTTGCCATGGTAGAGAGCCGTGCGAGCACTCTCTTCAAAAACAGCGGTGTTTTCTTGGAAAAGTACTACCCGCGCTCTCGTCACATCGAGGTACAAGTCGCAGGAAACGGGGACATTGTCGTTGCTTTCGGAGAGAGAGAATGCTCACTGCAACGGAGGCACCAAAAGGTAATCGAGGAGTGTCCAAGTCCGTTTGTAGAACGACACACCGGCCTCCGGGAGAAAATGGCCGAGGCTGCTGTCAACTATGCATCCCAGCTCAAATATAAGAGCGTAGGAACTGTCGAGTTTCTTGTCGACGATGAaacagccgactttttctTCCTTGAAATGAACACGAGGCTGCAGGTTGAACATGGAATTACCGAATTGTGCTACGGGGTAGATTTAGTACATCTCATGTTGCGGCAAGCCGATTACGAATGTGGCGGCCACCTAGGAATTCCCTCTGAGGTGCTATCGAGTCTGAAGAGATCATCTCCTCTGGGTTCTGCCATTGAGGCTCGAGTCTATGCTGAGGTGCCTCTGCGAGACTTTGCACCTAGCCCTGGCTTCTTGCAGCTCGTCCGCTGGCCCCAGGGGGATGGAGTTCGCGTTGACACATGGGTCCAGCAGGGTCAGCGAATCACGTCTCTCTACGATCCCCTGATTGGAAAGATTATGGTTCATAGCCCTGAAGGTCGTGCTGCAGCTCAAACGAAGATGCTTGCGACACTTGTCAATACTACCCTCCAGGGAACGCAATCCAACTTGGAGTATTTGACAAAGGTCGTGGCTTCCGAGACGTTCACCAGCGGAAGTACACTGACGAATTCACTGGCGTCCTTCAAGTTTGAAAGCTGCTCGCTCCAGGTCTTGGATCCGGGCGTCTTCACCACAGTTCAGGACTACCCAGGTCGCATCGCAGTGGGACACGGAGTGCCGCCGGGTGGTCCCATGGATGATGTCAGCGCTCGTGTAGCAAATATCCTGGTTGGAAATGATGTAGGCGTTGAGTTGTTGGAAATCACACTGGCGGGACCGGAGCTGTTGTTTCACGAAGCAGCAGTCGTCGCCATCTGCGGCGCTCAGCTTCCTGTTACTCTGGATCgccagcctcaaccaatgTGGTCAAGGTTTGTCGTCGAGAAGAGTCAAACACTCAAACTGGGGAAGGTCGCAGGAAATGGCACCAGAACATATCTCGCCATTAAGGGCGGATTTCCACAAATTCCCAAGTTTCTCGATTCCAAATCCACTGCCCCTgagcttggctttggcggcgtCCAGGGGAGAAAATTGCAAACACACGATATCATCGCCCTCTCCCCAGAATCTGCGGCATGGACTGCTGAAGCAGCTCCGTTTTCCCTGCCATCAGAGGCTATACCAGACTTTGCAATCACACGAGTCTGCTGTATCGATGGTCCATTCGGTTCCGACGATATACTAACCCCCGAAGGCCGCAAAACATTGTACGAAGCCGAATGGGCTGTCAGCCATAACAGCGGCCGAAGCGGTGTTCGTCTGGACGGGCCGCGATTAAAATGGGCACGCACTTCTGGTGGCGGTGGCGGATCTCATCCATCCAACGTGTTCGACTATGGTTATCCTAATGGTGGTGTCAACTTTACGGGCGAGTCGCCCATAGTCTTTGCCCATGACCGTCCTGATCTGGGAGGATTCGCTTGTCCAACTACGGTCTGCTCGGCCGAGATGTGGAAGGTTGGCCAGCTCAAGACTGGCAATAAAATACAATTCCGCTCCATCTCCTATGACAAGGCCCTCCAGATTGCGAAAAACAAGGAGAAGTACTTCGAGGCTCTTACAGCATGTGCGGGGGGAAATGTCTGCCAAATCCCGTCGCTCGATGTTCATACTGAAGACGAACCCCCATGCTCCATACTGCACCAAACGGCACCTTCGGGGAGTCATCCTCGAGTGACGTACCGTCAAGGCGGCGACACGAGTATCATTGTCGAGTATGGTGATCAGTTGCCAGACCTTCGAAACACAACGTGcgtccagcttcttgccaaaggGCTGTCGGCAGCAAGCCTGGATGGCGTGCGTGGTGATCCCAACTTTGCGACGCTGACGGTACGGTTCGATCCTCTCCGGATTGAGCGATCCAGTCTTCTGGAGAAGCTTGTCCAATATGATAGCCAGATTGGAGAGACCACAGGCATCAAGATACCCGCTCGGGAGATAAGACTTCCGGTTTGCCTAGACCACTCTTTGCTTCGGGAGTCTGCCCAGCGATACATGGACAGCATTCGACCCACAGCTGCCTACATGCCCGACAACATAGAGTATCTACGCAAAAACAATGCTCTAAAACACCGTACAGATGTCTTTGactccatcctcaaagcACCATGGCTCACCGTGGCTGTGGGGTTCTATGTTGGAACGCCCATCATGTTCCCGCTTGATCCCTGGCGCGTCTTGACAGGCCAGAAGTACAACCCCAGCCGAGTCTACACACCCAGCGGCTCAGTCGGTCTCGGTGGCTCGTTGGTAGCCATTTATCCTGTAGCTGCGCCAGGAGGGTACCAGCTCATGGGTCGTACGCTGGGTGGTTGGAACGCAGCTGGAAACCGCCCAGGCTTTTCGCCAGAACGACCATGGCTGTTCAACCACTTTGATCTGGTCAAGTTCTATGAGGTGTCGGAGGACGAGTATAATAAGATTGAGCGCAACTTTGAGGCCGGCCGCCACATCTTTGACATTAGAGAGACAACCATTGATATGGATGAATACATAGCCAAATTTGACGAGGCAGCCAAAGATGCCGAGTATCAAGCTTGGAGAAAGCGCCAGGCTGTGGCAGCAAAGGAAATGGGAGAACTAGAGCAGACGCTTTTCGAGGAATGGACGGCGGCAAAGAACGCAAACAAGGATGATTTAGCGGCTGAAGTCGATGACGACGGGTCTGGTAAGATGGTATCAGTTGAAGCCCCAGTAGATGCCAATGTCTGGAAAGTGCTGGTCAAGCCAGATGATGTGCTGGAAAAGGGGCACACGGTGGCTGTGCTTGAGGcaatgaagatggagatTAACCTCGTTGTCAGCGAAGATCAGGCTGGCGCCATAGTGACCAAGATTAGCCAACCTCCAGGAAGCGTAGTCAGCCCAGGAGCAGTTGTGATTAGAGCCAGAAGGCAAGATTGA
- a CDS encoding major facilitator superfamily protein (similar to Colletotrichum gloeosporioides Nara gc5 XP_007282497.1), which produces MASTPTPGTVLLVDVDGLFNDNHAPKSRDIVLVPQPTDDPDDPLRWTTSRKTRNMLCALAWCFFDAAIISGLSPAYILIEQDTGISIADLSTGNGILFLFLGWGTLVTQCLALNYGRRPTLVISMLLSIAVTVWTAYVKTRGEFFINRILLGILCSPQETLIEVVIGDIYFAHDRGFYMGAYSWTLWCGAFLAPVASGYVAENLGWRWIQYILALISAAVTVVTFFFFEETMFYRDLRPETTTLNPNQAVAAVQNGPMVSDTEKKQDILEQETIPSTLITTANVSNIPPSTKTYLQKLKIWGFRHPKQPNTFKLFFLPLQLLFMLPGMVFGGFLVGGILAWYNVVGGSLALILGNAPYNFSANNIGLTYLACVVGVSIGCFLSGWMSDALALRLARRNGGVMEPEQRLWTCVIALVMHPAGCLLYGVGASYHIHWVAVVFGLGLISITLPMGANLAFTYILDSYREVAGEGLVSAILIRNLMGFAFGYAVVPMIDNLGLRYAFVLIAVLGLALWCSAIVMIYAGKPLRRVTAKSYWNLVERYGATAH; this is translated from the exons atggcatcgaCACCAACCCCTGGAACCGTCCTCCTAGTCGACGTAGACGGCCTCTTCAACGACAACCACGCCCCCAAATCCAGAGACATAGTCCTCGTCCCTCAACCAACAGACGACCCAGACGACCCCCTCCGCTGGACCACCTCCCGCAAAACAAGAAACATGCTCTGCGCACTCGCGTGGTGCTTCTTCGAcgccgccatcatctccgGCCTCTCACCAGCGTACATCCTCATCGAGCAAGACACCGGCATTTCCATCGCCGACCTCAGCACCGGAAACGGCATCCTGTTTCTCTTTCTCGGCTGGGGAACCCTCGTCACGCAGTGCCTGGCGTTGAACTATGGCCGGCGTCCTACCCTCGTCATCTCCATGCTGCTTTCTATTGCTGTTACCGTGTGGACTGCGTATGTGAAGACAAGAGGGgaattcttcatcaaccgCATCCTCTTGGGGATTTTGTGCTCTCCGCAAGAAACGCTGATTGAAGTCGTTATTGGAGATATATACTTTGCTCATGACCGCGGGTTTTACATGGGTGCTTATAGCTGGACGTTGTGGTGTGGTGCTTTCCTTGCCCCAGTGGCTTCTGGGTATGTTGCTGAGAATTTGGGCTGGCGATGGATTCAGTACATACTGGCGTTGATCTCGGCTGCAGTCACGGTTGTGACGTTCTTCTTTTTCGAGGAGACCATGTTCTACAGAGACTTGCGTCCCGAGACAACGACGTTGAATCCAAACCAGGCAGTTGCTGCGGTGCAAAACGGCCCAATGGTATCAGACACTGAAAAGAAGCAAGATATCCTGGAGCAAGAGACTATCCCATCCACACTCATCACCACAGCAAACGTATCAAACATACCCCCCAGCACAAAGACATATCTACAGAAACTCAAGATCTGGGGGTTCCGCCACCCAAAACAACCCAACACattcaagctcttcttccttcctcTGCAACTCCTCTTCATGCTTCCGGGAATGGTATTCGGCGGTTTTCTCGTCGGCGGCATCCTAGCATGGTACAACGTGGTAGGCGGTTCGCTCGCCCTCATCCTCGGCAACGCACCCTACAACTTCAGCGCCAACAACATCGGTCTCACCTACCTAGCGTGCGTTGTAGGCGTCAGCATCGGTTGTTTCCTATCAGGCTGGATGTCTGATGCCCTCGCGCTACGTCTTGCCCGTCGCAACGGCGGTGTCATGGAGCCAGAGCAACGGCTGTGGACATGTGTCATTGCGCTGGTCATGCATCCTGCTGGGTGTTTACTCTACGGCGTTGGCGCATCATATCACATCCATTGGGTGGCGGTTgtgtttggtcttggtctcaTTTCTATCACTTTGCCGATGGGGGCTAATCTTGCGTTTACGTATATCCTCGACAGTTATAGGGAAGTAGCGGGAGAAGGATTGGTGTCTGCGATTCTTATCCGCAACTTGATGG GATTTGCATTTGGATACGCCGTTGTGCCTATGATTGACAACCTTGGACTTCGGTATGCTTTTGTGCTGATTGCTGTTTTGGGATTGGCTTTGTGGTGTAGTGCTATTGTTATGATTTATGCTGGGAAGCCTTTGAGACGGGTGACCGCGAAGTCGTATTGGAATTTGGTTGAGAGATATGGTGCGACGGCGCATTGA